One window of Nocardia nova SH22a genomic DNA carries:
- a CDS encoding FkbM family methyltransferase codes for MPADFQQLKVANDTVVTCTSPAEAHMLWGEATAADGMYRHAATHLSPGDVILDIGANIGLTAMMFARTCPGIRVIAAEPAPRTFQCLVRNMAAHVPDATALQTAVGAQPGVASFTWYPRASANSGLYADRTADDEATKTFLRNSGLDDTSIETITAGLHDGEQFDVRVDTVSAILDDHASSSEIGLLKVDVERAEMDVLHGIADTDWPRIRAVVAEVHDIDGRLSRFCELLSTHGLVPHRRQDVTLRGTDLYEVYAARAM; via the coding sequence ATGCCAGCCGATTTCCAGCAATTGAAAGTGGCGAACGACACGGTCGTCACCTGCACCAGTCCCGCCGAAGCCCACATGCTGTGGGGTGAGGCGACAGCGGCCGACGGCATGTACCGCCACGCCGCCACCCACCTGAGTCCCGGAGACGTCATCCTCGACATCGGCGCCAATATCGGCCTCACCGCCATGATGTTCGCCCGGACCTGCCCGGGAATCCGGGTGATCGCCGCCGAGCCCGCGCCGAGGACCTTCCAGTGCCTGGTACGCAATATGGCGGCCCACGTCCCCGATGCGACGGCGCTCCAGACGGCGGTCGGCGCGCAGCCCGGCGTGGCGTCGTTCACCTGGTATCCGCGCGCGTCGGCCAATTCCGGCCTGTACGCCGACCGGACGGCGGACGACGAGGCGACGAAGACCTTCCTGCGCAACAGCGGCCTGGACGACACCTCGATCGAAACCATCACGGCCGGACTGCACGACGGCGAGCAGTTCGACGTCCGGGTCGACACCGTCTCGGCGATCCTGGACGACCATGCGTCGAGCAGTGAGATCGGGCTGCTCAAGGTCGATGTCGAGCGAGCCGAAATGGATGTCCTGCACGGCATCGCCGACACCGACTGGCCGCGCATCCGCGCCGTCGTCGCCGAGGTACACGACATCGACGGCCGGTTGTCACGGTTCTGCGAACTGCTGAGCACACACGGGCTGGTCCCACACCGGAGACAGGACGTGACACTGCGGGGGACCGATCTGTACGAGGTCTACGCCGCCCGCGCGATGTAG
- a CDS encoding MFS transporter, whose amino-acid sequence MGHTDGKLVTGPGDAVADDDLLAPLRAVGAGVAVAAVVLLGLDLRLVFGSASPLLAEIRRDYGLGSGSAALLTTGPVVCLGLFGPLAARTVRRWTVPMVLTGCLALVAVGTALRGIPLWPALLFGTLIAGAGIAVANVLGPVLVRLLFPHRIGVMTGLLTALVSASAGIASGASVPLDTDLLHSWRLTLLAWAAPAAVAVAALGVVAARHRRFHRQGVAVSAPGWRPEVLRSPIAWAITGFMGIQSMLAYSLIAWLPTIYRDRHLTAEHAGLLLTTLSVASIATALTVPIIAARLRNQSVLACAVVALSVVGLAGVLSGGGEPVLWAVLLGLGQGGQLSLALTLVNLRAASASITTSLSAMAQSVGYLIAAIGPVATAALHGATGSWTVPLAVLLVSMVPLGLCGWIAGRGGNTAGDGTPAEFASGRCDPDGIVDDPLRIPEVVDGAGDHPRVSPPS is encoded by the coding sequence ATGGGTCATACGGATGGGAAGCTCGTCACCGGGCCGGGGGATGCGGTCGCCGATGACGACCTGCTCGCGCCGTTGCGGGCGGTCGGCGCCGGTGTCGCCGTCGCGGCAGTGGTGCTGCTGGGACTCGATCTCAGGCTCGTATTCGGCAGTGCCTCACCGCTTCTCGCCGAGATTCGCCGGGACTACGGGCTCGGTTCGGGCAGTGCCGCCCTGCTGACCACCGGGCCCGTGGTCTGCCTCGGCCTGTTCGGCCCGCTCGCCGCGCGTACCGTACGCCGCTGGACCGTCCCGATGGTTCTCACCGGTTGTCTGGCACTCGTGGCCGTGGGCACCGCGTTGCGCGGGATCCCGCTGTGGCCCGCACTGCTGTTCGGGACGTTGATCGCCGGGGCCGGGATCGCCGTGGCCAATGTGCTGGGGCCCGTGCTGGTACGGCTGCTGTTCCCGCACCGCATCGGCGTGATGACCGGTCTGCTGACCGCGCTGGTCAGCGCCAGCGCCGGAATCGCCTCCGGGGCGAGTGTTCCGCTCGACACGGATCTGCTGCACAGCTGGCGGCTCACCCTGCTCGCGTGGGCCGCTCCCGCGGCCGTCGCCGTGGCGGCGCTGGGAGTCGTCGCCGCCCGGCACCGCCGCTTCCATCGGCAGGGAGTCGCCGTCTCGGCGCCGGGATGGCGGCCGGAGGTGCTGCGCTCCCCGATCGCCTGGGCGATCACCGGATTCATGGGAATCCAGTCGATGCTGGCCTATTCGCTGATCGCCTGGCTGCCCACCATCTACCGCGACCGTCATCTCACCGCCGAACACGCCGGGCTGCTCCTCACGACATTGAGCGTCGCCAGCATCGCCACCGCACTGACCGTGCCGATCATCGCCGCGCGGCTGCGGAATCAGAGCGTCCTCGCCTGCGCGGTGGTGGCCCTCTCGGTCGTCGGGCTCGCCGGTGTGCTCTCCGGCGGCGGCGAGCCCGTCCTGTGGGCGGTCCTGCTGGGCCTGGGGCAGGGCGGCCAGCTGTCGCTCGCGCTGACCTTGGTGAATCTGCGTGCCGCGTCGGCGTCGATCACCACGAGCCTGTCGGCGATGGCCCAGTCCGTGGGCTATCTGATCGCCGCGATCGGCCCTGTCGCCACCGCGGCCCTGCACGGCGCGACCGGATCCTGGACCGTTCCGCTGGCGGTGCTGCTGGTGTCGATGGTCCCGCTCGGTCTGTGCGGATGGATCGCCGGGCGCGGCGGGAACACGGCCGGTGACGGGACACCGGCCGAGTTCGCTTCCGGCCGTTGTGATCCGGACGGGATCGTCGATGACCCGCTGCGGATTCCGGAGGTCGTGGACGGCGCCGGGGACCATCCGAGGGTCTCGCCGCCGTCATGA
- a CDS encoding site-2 protease family protein produces the protein MFQETIPLGRIAGIRIGAHWSVLGTVALFAWILGLQLRGTGSAAFVWPVAVCAALALLVCLVAHELAHSIVARRRGVRVERIVLWMLGGTSELRDEPRDAGADFRIAIAGPATSFVLGVVFAAATAAADAVWPGSAVTAALAWLAVMNIVLALFNLLPAAPLDGGRVLRAIVWWRTGDRLRAATIAARSGRLLGTVLVVLGALDVIVFRQLGGLWLILLGWFLQTAANSELAVAGLRHRLGATTVRDVMSRNPMAVPGDWTIAQLLASDAPYTGYRVFPVVDASGHPTGVLAWSDLTKTAAPARAATTAHSVARALRPAAIAGQDELLADVATRVVLRPRLDAVAVVDPSGRLSGLITATDLTTACDRSALGLPPGETRHHPSPHVPHRRTQP, from the coding sequence ATGTTTCAGGAGACGATTCCGCTGGGCCGGATCGCCGGTATACGCATCGGCGCGCACTGGTCGGTGCTGGGCACCGTCGCACTGTTCGCGTGGATACTGGGCCTGCAACTGCGTGGCACCGGCAGCGCGGCATTCGTGTGGCCCGTAGCGGTCTGTGCCGCACTGGCTCTGCTCGTGTGCCTGGTCGCGCACGAACTGGCCCATTCGATCGTCGCCCGCCGTCGCGGCGTGCGGGTCGAACGCATCGTGCTGTGGATGCTGGGCGGCACGTCCGAACTCCGCGACGAACCGCGTGACGCGGGCGCCGATTTCCGGATCGCGATCGCCGGACCGGCCACCAGCTTCGTGCTGGGCGTCGTCTTCGCCGCGGCGACCGCGGCCGCCGACGCGGTGTGGCCGGGCAGTGCGGTGACCGCCGCCTTGGCCTGGCTGGCGGTGATGAATATCGTGCTGGCGCTGTTCAATCTGCTCCCGGCGGCGCCTCTGGACGGCGGCCGGGTGCTGCGCGCGATCGTGTGGTGGCGTACCGGTGATCGGCTGCGGGCCGCCACGATCGCCGCCCGCAGCGGACGGCTGCTCGGCACGGTGCTGGTCGTACTCGGAGCGCTCGACGTGATCGTGTTCCGCCAGCTGGGCGGGCTGTGGCTGATCCTGCTCGGCTGGTTCCTGCAGACCGCCGCCAACAGCGAGCTCGCCGTCGCCGGGCTGCGACATCGATTGGGCGCCACCACGGTTCGCGACGTCATGTCCCGCAATCCGATGGCGGTGCCGGGCGATTGGACGATCGCGCAACTGCTGGCCTCGGATGCGCCGTACACCGGTTACCGGGTGTTCCCCGTCGTCGATGCCTCCGGTCACCCGACCGGGGTTCTGGCCTGGTCGGATCTGACCAAGACCGCGGCACCGGCGCGTGCGGCCACCACCGCGCACTCGGTGGCGAGGGCGCTGCGACCGGCTGCGATCGCCGGGCAGGACGAACTGCTCGCCGATGTCGCCACCCGGGTCGTGCTACGGCCCCGCCTCGACGCCGTCGCCGTCGTCGACCCGTCCGGCCGGTTGTCCGGCCTGATCACCGCGACCGATCTCACCACCGCGTGCGACCGCTCGGCCCTCGGCCTTCCCCCGGGCGAAACGCGACACCACCCGTCCCCCCACGTGCCCCACCGGCGAACGCAACCATGA
- a CDS encoding IS630 family transposase: protein MVELTLEQVPSDATHWSRSSMAERTGLSKSTVGRIWRRFELKPHLSDGFKISADPMFVEKVVDVVGLYHNPPDRAVVLCVDEKSQIQALDRAQPVLLMMPGMPERRTHDHARPGTTSLFAAFNIADGTVIGELHRRHRATEFRKFLTSIDKTVPAELDAHVICDNYATHKTPLVQQWLAAHPRFHVHFTPTGSSWLN, encoded by the coding sequence GTGGTCGAGTTGACTCTCGAGCAGGTTCCATCCGATGCCACGCACTGGTCGAGGTCCTCGATGGCAGAACGGACCGGGCTGTCGAAATCGACGGTCGGGCGGATCTGGCGACGGTTCGAGCTGAAACCGCATCTGAGCGATGGCTTCAAGATCTCGGCCGATCCGATGTTCGTGGAGAAAGTCGTGGATGTCGTTGGTCTGTACCATAATCCGCCCGACCGAGCCGTCGTGTTGTGTGTGGACGAGAAGTCGCAGATCCAGGCCCTGGACCGGGCGCAGCCGGTGTTGCTGATGATGCCGGGCATGCCCGAACGCCGCACCCACGACCACGCCCGGCCCGGCACGACCAGCCTGTTCGCCGCGTTCAACATCGCCGATGGCACCGTGATCGGCGAACTACACCGCCGCCACCGCGCAACCGAGTTCCGCAAGTTCCTGACCAGCATCGACAAGACAGTGCCCGCCGAACTGGATGCGCACGTGATCTGCGACAACTACGCCACCCACAAGACCCCACTGGTCCAGCAATGGCTCGCCGCGCACCCACGATTCCACGTGCACTTCACCCCGACCGGGTCCTCCTGGCTCAACTAG
- a CDS encoding metallophosphoesterase, with amino-acid sequence MTAVMGKAHAVPHGTKSPFPATHHLRILVLGDSGTGALPQWRVADAARALHNDRPFSCALGLGDNLYDYGPWSDDDSQFYAKFENPYHGLDFPWMMVQGNHDNSALIPGDGAWLLRGDREVRYHSRSTRWHMPSRYYSVRIPEVDPLVEFFILDLNPLAVYQPPPLIPYWSSNGQFMTEQAAWLNDALAQSPAQFKVACTHHPYLSNGPHGNAGEYEGSPIDIVNGREVKLFFERHVLGRCQLILSGHDHTLQVLEPSAASMGTRQIVSGAGAKSAHTTSPGSNPAIFQNHSDLGFMALELTTDSAELEVYTVDITQGSATMVFRRSLL; translated from the coding sequence GTGACGGCGGTGATGGGTAAAGCTCATGCCGTTCCGCATGGCACCAAGTCTCCGTTTCCGGCGACGCACCACCTGCGCATCCTTGTGCTCGGTGATTCCGGCACCGGAGCGCTGCCCCAATGGAGGGTGGCTGACGCAGCTCGCGCACTCCATAACGATAGGCCTTTCTCATGTGCCCTCGGGCTGGGTGACAACTTGTATGATTACGGCCCGTGGTCAGACGACGATTCTCAATTTTACGCAAAGTTCGAGAATCCGTATCATGGTCTGGATTTTCCGTGGATGATGGTGCAAGGAAACCATGATAACAGCGCACTGATCCCCGGTGATGGCGCGTGGCTGCTCCGAGGGGATCGCGAAGTGAGGTATCACTCACGCTCTACGCGGTGGCACATGCCATCGCGTTACTACTCAGTACGTATTCCGGAAGTCGATCCGCTTGTGGAATTCTTTATCCTCGACTTGAATCCGCTCGCTGTGTACCAGCCACCCCCACTGATACCGTACTGGTCATCGAATGGACAATTCATGACCGAACAAGCCGCCTGGTTGAACGACGCTCTTGCTCAATCGCCAGCGCAATTCAAAGTCGCGTGCACCCACCACCCGTATCTCAGCAACGGGCCACACGGAAATGCTGGCGAGTATGAAGGCTCGCCCATAGATATAGTGAACGGCCGCGAGGTCAAGCTATTCTTTGAGAGACATGTTCTCGGGCGATGTCAGCTTATTTTATCGGGGCACGATCACACGCTTCAAGTATTGGAGCCGTCTGCGGCGTCGATGGGCACGCGACAAATAGTTTCTGGGGCAGGGGCGAAATCTGCACATACGACAAGCCCTGGAAGCAACCCCGCGATCTTCCAGAACCATTCAGATCTTGGGTTTATGGCATTAGAATTGACAACCGATTCGGCGGAACTAGAGGTATATACCGTCGACATCACGCAAGGATCGGCGACGATGGTTTTCCGGAGGAGCCTGCTTTGA